One Lacticaseibacillus rhamnosus genomic window carries:
- the hpt gene encoding hypoxanthine phosphoribosyltransferase: protein MNPDILKVLYSQDDIHAITTRLGAELKRDYAGKNPLVVCILKGAIMFMTDLVREIDDYMELDFMDVSSYGDATESSGEVKIIKDLDASVKDRDVLIVEDIVDTGRTLKYLTDIFKTRKAKSVRICALMDKPEGRVVDVQADYVGTTVPNEFVVGYGLDYAERYRNLPYIGVLKPEVYAAKS from the coding sequence ATGAATCCCGATATTTTAAAGGTTTTGTATTCTCAAGACGATATTCACGCCATCACGACAAGACTTGGCGCGGAACTTAAGCGTGATTACGCGGGGAAGAATCCGTTAGTGGTGTGCATTTTAAAAGGTGCCATCATGTTCATGACTGATCTTGTTCGCGAAATTGATGATTATATGGAACTCGATTTTATGGACGTGTCAAGTTATGGTGATGCGACTGAATCTAGCGGTGAGGTCAAGATTATTAAAGATCTTGATGCCAGCGTGAAGGATCGCGATGTCTTAATCGTTGAGGATATCGTTGATACAGGACGCACCTTGAAGTACTTAACCGATATTTTTAAAACCCGCAAAGCAAAATCGGTCCGCATTTGTGCGCTGATGGACAAACCTGAAGGACGGGTTGTTGATGTTCAGGCAGACTATGTGGGAACCACAGTGCCAAACGAATTTGTGGTTGGGTATGGCTTGGATTATGCCGAACGTTATCGTAACTTACCTTATATTGGGGTATTAAAGCCAGAAGTCTATGCGGCAAAATCTTAA